A genomic window from Pseudoalteromonas piratica includes:
- a CDS encoding GNAT family N-acetyltransferase, with translation MEVIAVEQANMRVYLNLLQGYEAEFSAITGKLPNLMGLFDLDTELVDNVSGLICYVENRPVGIAAIKQHATTSFEIAEFYVVPSVREKGIGRKFASWIWQHYQGDWKIKQIDGAVKATRFWRKAIESYTDTYTESIIQDNYWGEVTQQTFNSAE, from the coding sequence GTGGAAGTAATTGCAGTAGAACAAGCGAATATGAGAGTTTATTTAAACTTATTACAAGGGTATGAGGCTGAGTTTTCAGCAATCACAGGTAAGCTACCAAATTTAATGGGTCTATTCGACTTAGACACTGAACTCGTTGATAACGTGTCAGGATTAATTTGTTATGTTGAAAATAGGCCTGTAGGAATAGCTGCAATAAAGCAGCATGCAACTACAAGTTTTGAAATAGCAGAGTTTTATGTTGTTCCAAGTGTTAGAGAAAAAGGAATTGGTCGTAAGTTTGCCAGCTGGATTTGGCAACACTACCAAGGTGATTGGAAAATAAAACAAATAGATGGTGCTGTAAAAGCCACTCGATTTTGGCGAAAAGCTATAGAAAGTTATACAGATACTTATACAGAAAGTATTATTCAAGACAATTACTGGGGTGAAGTAACCCAGCAAACATTTAATTCAGCAGAGTAA
- a CDS encoding VOC family protein, with protein sequence MFLEHVNLVVADLKMSLTFYQAAFPHWYIRAEGAGEWNGKPRKWLHFGDDYHYIAFSDHGEGANRLLSGHQIGLAHFAYVVKNLDSLITRMQLAGFKVDKGSVHPFRKNAYFIDPNGFEVEFVEYLSDLPCERNSD encoded by the coding sequence ATGTTTTTAGAACACGTTAATCTCGTTGTCGCTGACCTTAAAATGTCTCTAACTTTTTACCAAGCAGCGTTTCCACATTGGTATATTCGCGCGGAGGGCGCAGGTGAATGGAATGGTAAACCAAGAAAATGGCTGCACTTTGGTGATGACTATCATTATATTGCCTTCAGTGATCATGGTGAGGGGGCTAATAGACTACTGTCTGGGCACCAAATTGGATTGGCTCACTTTGCTTATGTCGTAAAGAACTTAGATTCATTAATTACACGGATGCAACTAGCGGGTTTTAAAGTTGATAAAGGAAGTGTCCATCCGTTTCGAAAAAATGCTTATTTTATTGACCCTAATGGGTTCGAAGTTGAATTTGTAGAATACCTCAGTGATTTACCTTGCGAACGAAATAGTGATTAA
- the fusA gene encoding elongation factor G, whose protein sequence is MARTTPIERYRNIGICAHVDAGKTTTTERVLFYTGLSHKIGEVHDGAATMDWMEQEQERGITITSAATTCFWKGMDAQFEDHRINIIDTPGHVDFTIEVERSLRVLDGAVVVLCASSGVQPQTETVWRQANKYEVPRMIFVNKMDRVGADFLMVVEQVKSRLGAVPVPIQLAIGAEDDFKGVVDLIKMKAINWSEEDQGMSFTYEEIPADLQDLAEEWRAHLVESAAEANEELMEKYLEDGELTEEEIKAAIRQRTLANEIVPMACGSAFKNKGVQAVLDAVIEFMPSPTEVKQIQGVLDDGETEEERPADDNAPFAALAFKIATDPFVGTLTFFRVYSGVVATGDTVYNPVKAKRERFGRIVQMHSNDRQEIKEVRAGDIAAAIGLKDVTTGDTLCSLDSHITLERMEFPEPVISVAVEPRTKADQEKMGIALGKLAAEDPSFRVETDEESGQTIISGMGELHLDIIVDRMKREFSVECNVGKPQVAYREAIRSTVEVEGKFVRQSGGRGQYGHVWLKLEPMDFTEEDAENFEFVNEIVGGVVPKEYIPAVEKGVAEQMQNGVLAGFPVLGVRATLYDGSFHDVDSNEMAFKIAGSMAFKKGALEANPALLEPVMKVEVITPEENMGDVVGDLNRRRGMIEGMDEAPGGLKQVNAQVPLAEMFGYATDLRSATQGRASYSMEFLKYAEASSNVAEAIIAARAVK, encoded by the coding sequence ATGGCACGTACAACTCCAATTGAGCGTTATCGCAATATCGGTATTTGTGCCCACGTAGATGCGGGTAAAACCACCACTACAGAACGTGTTCTTTTCTATACCGGTCTTAGTCATAAGATCGGTGAAGTTCACGACGGTGCCGCAACTATGGACTGGATGGAGCAGGAGCAAGAGCGTGGTATCACGATCACTTCTGCTGCAACCACGTGTTTCTGGAAAGGGATGGACGCTCAGTTCGAAGACCACCGTATCAATATTATTGATACGCCAGGACACGTAGACTTCACTATCGAAGTAGAGCGTTCTTTACGCGTACTTGATGGTGCGGTTGTAGTACTTTGTGCTTCATCTGGTGTCCAGCCACAAACGGAAACGGTGTGGCGACAAGCAAATAAATATGAAGTACCACGCATGATCTTTGTTAATAAGATGGACCGCGTAGGTGCTGACTTCTTGATGGTAGTTGAGCAGGTTAAGAGCCGTTTAGGCGCTGTACCTGTACCAATCCAACTTGCTATCGGTGCTGAAGACGACTTCAAAGGAGTCGTTGATCTTATCAAGATGAAAGCAATTAACTGGTCTGAAGAAGATCAGGGTATGAGCTTCACTTACGAAGAGATTCCTGCTGACCTTCAAGACCTTGCTGAAGAATGGCGTGCTCATTTAGTTGAGTCTGCTGCTGAAGCAAACGAAGAGTTAATGGAAAAGTACCTAGAAGATGGTGAATTAACGGAAGAAGAAATCAAAGCAGCAATTCGTCAACGTACGCTTGCGAACGAAATCGTTCCAATGGCCTGTGGTTCTGCATTTAAGAACAAAGGTGTTCAAGCGGTACTTGATGCTGTGATTGAATTCATGCCGTCACCAACTGAAGTTAAGCAAATCCAAGGTGTTTTAGACGACGGTGAGACAGAAGAAGAACGTCCTGCTGATGATAACGCACCATTTGCGGCGCTTGCATTTAAGATTGCAACCGACCCATTTGTTGGAACGCTAACTTTCTTCCGCGTTTACTCAGGTGTTGTAGCCACTGGTGATACAGTTTACAACCCAGTTAAAGCTAAACGTGAGCGTTTTGGTCGTATTGTGCAAATGCACTCAAATGACCGTCAAGAGATTAAAGAAGTTCGCGCTGGCGACATCGCGGCAGCAATTGGTCTGAAAGATGTAACAACAGGTGACACACTGTGTTCACTTGATTCGCACATTACACTTGAGCGCATGGAATTCCCTGAGCCAGTAATTTCAGTAGCGGTAGAACCGCGTACCAAAGCTGACCAAGAAAAAATGGGTATTGCACTAGGTAAACTAGCTGCAGAAGATCCATCTTTCCGTGTCGAAACAGATGAAGAATCAGGCCAGACCATCATTTCAGGAATGGGTGAACTTCACTTAGATATTATCGTTGATCGTATGAAACGTGAATTCAGCGTTGAATGTAACGTTGGTAAACCTCAGGTTGCGTATCGTGAAGCTATCCGCTCAACTGTTGAAGTTGAAGGGAAGTTTGTACGTCAGTCTGGTGGTCGCGGACAATATGGTCACGTTTGGCTGAAACTTGAGCCAATGGACTTTACAGAAGAAGATGCTGAAAACTTCGAATTCGTTAACGAAATCGTTGGAGGCGTTGTTCCAAAAGAGTACATTCCTGCGGTAGAAAAAGGTGTCGCTGAGCAAATGCAAAATGGTGTATTAGCTGGCTTCCCTGTATTAGGCGTTAGAGCGACGTTATATGATGGTTCATTCCATGATGTAGACTCGAATGAAATGGCGTTTAAGATCGCAGGTTCTATGGCATTCAAGAAAGGTGCGCTTGAAGCGAACCCAGCCTTATTAGAACCAGTTATGAAGGTTGAAGTCATCACTCCAGAAGAAAATATGGGTGATGTTGTAGGCGACTTAAACCGTCGTCGCGGTATGATCGAAGGCATGGACGAAGCGCCAGGTGGTCTTAAGCAAGTTAACGCACAAGTGCCGCTTGCTGAGATGTTCGGTTATGCAACAGACCTTCGTTCTGCTACGCAAGGTCGTGCTTCGTACTCGATGGAATTCCTCAAGTACGCTGAAGCATCATCAAATGTAGCGGAAGCAATTATTGCAGCTCGCGCTGTTAAGTAA
- a CDS encoding ATP-binding protein, which produces MAGTIKTLLQNKPIAFVFIVVIYFLLGLIGTFFRIEPGFASAVWPAAGAAVALVLYFGRAVTLPLFIGALGANLYSSGVSLELITISDLLWNAVRACGAVLQALLSYYLLKKFCDLPLNFNSAGPLLKVLTLTSPVACLVSASIGVLSLYLQGIIPIDIVDFVWFTWWVGDSVGVLFFFPLFAILFSAHYIKPIKNSKIVAFVSVVLLTSVCLTFTYSKDIYKRNLAIKFSEITEKKIYELEILKRQIENNLFALATIFRSGISPTIDEFQLIAASLNDGVIPYRAIAWLDVLDVEEKELWLTKQSQRGLTNAKIKIIDESRLHSKIFPIGLTAPYANNSLAIGIDLASHPVAGDTVFDAIEAQGIRATPPIRLAQQSDKETGNVIYYPVFSDHDNQLIGIAEIVIEVDKSLERLLLNTKASESYNFTIFDLNLKSSAYATGVVQNHNSNHQLHFSESYEIEWFGRKWSVTFESTDSFENTKKDWLSWLTLIVGFIIAALGIAFTLILAGFNDQLKHQVKSKTTQLAAVIDKLEKADQVKNEFIANMSHEIRTPLNVVLTTLQLLKQSKQEIKEKELIDSALSSGRTLLTIINDILDISKLEAGKLEIENTEFDLSKLIQDTINEQATIAESKGLDLVVGSMQTISGVWYGDPTRIKQILINLISNSVKFTDSGKVEVLASKYKRGLLLEVTDTGIGMTEQQTEKLFERFVQADSSTTRRFGGTGLGLAIVSQLIYLMKGNIEVSSELEKGSKFTVKLPLKHSPTKKIEQPVDKELNMPDLSGKTILLAEDNKVNQMVFKAITAPSNANLLIAENGKEAITLLEKNRPEIIFMDIQMPIMDGEQACMLIRETNKQIPIIALTANVLEKDVARYLEEGFDSHLAKPIELNKLIKVLCDSLT; this is translated from the coding sequence ATGGCGGGTACAATAAAAACATTGTTGCAGAATAAGCCAATAGCATTTGTTTTTATTGTTGTCATTTATTTTCTTTTAGGCTTAATTGGCACTTTTTTTCGAATCGAACCGGGCTTTGCTAGTGCTGTTTGGCCTGCTGCTGGTGCAGCCGTAGCCTTAGTACTTTATTTTGGTCGGGCTGTGACGCTACCGTTATTCATCGGTGCATTAGGCGCTAACTTATATAGCTCCGGTGTCAGCCTCGAATTAATCACTATTTCTGATTTACTATGGAATGCTGTTCGTGCTTGTGGAGCTGTACTACAAGCTTTGCTCAGTTACTATCTATTAAAAAAGTTTTGCGATCTTCCACTTAACTTTAATTCCGCAGGCCCACTCTTAAAAGTTCTCACGCTTACTAGTCCTGTGGCATGCCTTGTATCAGCGTCAATTGGCGTTTTAAGTTTATATCTCCAAGGTATTATTCCAATAGATATTGTCGACTTTGTTTGGTTTACTTGGTGGGTTGGGGATAGTGTTGGTGTGTTATTCTTTTTCCCCTTATTCGCTATATTATTCTCTGCACACTATATTAAGCCTATTAAAAATAGCAAAATAGTCGCTTTTGTCAGTGTTGTACTATTAACCTCTGTTTGTTTGACATTTACCTACTCCAAAGATATTTATAAGCGAAACCTTGCGATTAAATTTTCAGAGATTACTGAAAAAAAAATTTATGAGCTTGAAATTTTAAAACGACAAATCGAAAACAACTTATTCGCCCTTGCCACAATATTTCGCAGTGGCATTTCACCAACTATTGATGAGTTTCAATTAATTGCAGCATCTTTAAATGATGGAGTAATTCCATACCGTGCAATTGCCTGGCTAGATGTCTTAGATGTAGAAGAAAAAGAACTTTGGCTTACTAAGCAATCACAAAGAGGGTTAACCAACGCAAAGATAAAAATCATTGACGAAAGCCGGTTACACTCAAAAATATTTCCAATAGGACTTACAGCACCTTATGCAAATAACAGCTTGGCCATAGGTATCGATTTGGCTAGTCATCCTGTTGCAGGTGATACCGTTTTTGATGCTATCGAAGCACAAGGCATTCGGGCTACTCCGCCTATCCGGTTGGCTCAGCAATCTGATAAAGAAACAGGTAATGTGATTTACTATCCTGTTTTTAGTGACCATGATAATCAATTAATAGGTATAGCAGAGATAGTGATAGAGGTTGATAAATCACTAGAACGTTTACTGCTAAATACGAAGGCAAGTGAGTCATATAACTTCACTATATTTGACTTAAATTTAAAGAGTAGTGCGTATGCTACTGGGGTGGTGCAAAATCATAACTCTAATCATCAACTGCATTTTTCTGAATCTTATGAAATAGAGTGGTTTGGTAGAAAATGGTCGGTTACTTTTGAGAGTACTGATAGTTTTGAAAATACCAAAAAAGATTGGCTAAGTTGGTTAACTTTAATTGTAGGCTTTATTATTGCTGCGCTCGGAATTGCATTCACATTAATTCTTGCTGGGTTTAATGATCAACTCAAACATCAAGTTAAAAGCAAAACCACTCAATTAGCAGCAGTAATAGACAAACTCGAAAAAGCAGATCAAGTCAAAAATGAATTTATAGCCAACATGAGCCATGAAATTCGAACTCCACTAAATGTGGTACTCACCACGTTACAACTATTGAAACAATCTAAACAAGAGATAAAGGAAAAAGAACTCATTGATAGTGCACTTTCCTCTGGCCGAACGTTGCTGACAATAATCAATGACATTCTCGATATATCGAAACTGGAGGCCGGCAAACTTGAAATTGAAAACACTGAATTTGATCTTAGCAAATTAATTCAGGATACAATTAACGAACAAGCGACTATTGCAGAAAGCAAAGGATTAGATCTTGTAGTAGGCTCGATGCAAACTATTTCAGGTGTCTGGTATGGCGACCCAACACGTATAAAACAAATATTAATCAATTTAATCAGTAATTCAGTTAAGTTTACAGATTCAGGCAAGGTAGAAGTGTTAGCGAGCAAGTATAAGCGTGGCTTGTTGCTTGAAGTAACAGATACTGGAATTGGCATGACAGAACAGCAAACAGAGAAGTTGTTTGAACGATTTGTGCAGGCTGACAGTTCGACAACAAGGCGTTTTGGTGGAACAGGGTTAGGACTTGCGATTGTCTCACAGTTAATTTATCTCATGAAAGGCAACATCGAGGTCTCGAGTGAATTAGAAAAAGGATCAAAATTCACGGTTAAGCTACCTTTAAAGCACAGCCCCACAAAGAAAATAGAACAGCCTGTTGATAAAGAATTAAATATGCCAGATCTTTCGGGTAAAACAATCTTGTTAGCGGAAGACAATAAAGTGAATCAAATGGTCTTTAAAGCGATCACAGCACCTTCAAATGCGAACTTATTGATTGCAGAAAACGGAAAGGAAGCAATTACATTACTTGAAAAAAATCGACCTGAAATCATTTTTATGGATATTCAAATGCCAATTATGGATGGTGAACAGGCATGTATGTTAATCCGTGAAACAAATAAACAAATTCCTATAATTGCATTAACTGCAAATGTTCTAGAGAAAGATGTGGCTCGATATTTAGAAGAAGGTTTTGATTCACATCTTGCTAAGCCAATCGAATTAAATAAATTAATAAAAGTGCTATGTGATTCTCTAACATAA